The Streptomyces seoulensis genome contains a region encoding:
- a CDS encoding Rv3654c family TadE-like protein, giving the protein MRSPSGTGPQDRGSATVWSLGVIALLCVVFGAVLGMGHAVVVRHRAAGAADLAALAAADHWAEGPEAACAAGRRVASAQGARLVRCAIVGETSDVSAGSGHGPFAAEVRARAGPPDPAPQGPSP; this is encoded by the coding sequence ATGAGAAGCCCGAGCGGCACCGGCCCGCAGGATCGGGGTTCCGCCACCGTCTGGAGCCTCGGGGTCATCGCCCTGCTGTGCGTGGTGTTCGGTGCCGTGCTGGGCATGGGGCACGCCGTCGTCGTCCGGCACCGGGCGGCGGGCGCGGCCGATCTCGCGGCGCTCGCGGCGGCGGACCACTGGGCCGAGGGCCCGGAGGCGGCCTGCGCCGCGGGGCGCCGGGTGGCGTCGGCCCAGGGCGCGAGGCTGGTGCGGTGCGCGATCGTCGGCGAGACCTCGGACGTGAGCGCGGGCTCGGGACACGGCCCGTTCGCGGCGGAGGTACGGGCCAGAGCGGGACCACCCGACCCCGCCCCGCAGGGCCCGAGTCCCTAG
- a CDS encoding TadE family type IV pilus minor pilin → MTAEAAVVLPVLVAFTMALVWGLLAVAAQIQCVDAARAGARAAARQDPPDAVVRLARETAPRGATVGVAREGERVRVTVVARPPVLEGLPFEVREEAVAAAEEAAGAGEEKP, encoded by the coding sequence GTGACGGCTGAGGCGGCCGTGGTGCTGCCGGTGCTGGTGGCGTTCACCATGGCGCTGGTCTGGGGGCTGCTCGCCGTGGCCGCCCAGATCCAGTGCGTGGACGCCGCCCGCGCCGGAGCACGGGCCGCCGCCCGCCAGGACCCGCCCGACGCGGTGGTGAGGCTGGCCCGCGAGACCGCACCCCGCGGGGCGACGGTCGGCGTGGCGCGGGAGGGCGAGCGGGTGCGCGTGACGGTGGTGGCGAGACCTCCGGTGCTGGAGGGTCTGCCGTTCGAGGTGCGGGAGGAGGCCGTGGCCGCCGCCGAGGAGGCGGCGGGGGCCGGGGAGGAGAAGCCATGA
- a CDS encoding DUF4244 domain-containing protein, whose protein sequence is MREKAGRAWALLRKRCRKDAGMVTSEYAMGIIAAVGFALLLYEVVTSGQVKAELQSIVKRALSARM, encoded by the coding sequence ATGCGTGAGAAGGCCGGCAGGGCATGGGCGCTGCTGCGGAAGCGGTGCCGCAAGGACGCCGGAATGGTGACCTCCGAGTACGCGATGGGGATCATCGCGGCGGTCGGGTTCGCGTTGCTGCTCTACGAGGTCGTCACCAGCGGCCAGGTCAAGGCGGAGCTCCAGAGCATCGTGAAACGAGCGCTCAGTGCGCGGATGTGA
- a CDS encoding type II secretion system F family protein: MSGEVVHSLGVTVAVALVLGRVARRLESARQQRLTRRRMAGLLAVATPEADHSVVVADAVRKWLPVVGVGCGAWAVVGGVFGVLVGVGAAVALWRWQERRAAARPAVEVDTAAASRQLPLAAELLAACIEAGAGPVVASQAVGEALGGPVGDALARGAAEARLGGEPADAWSRLTALPGAGALARLLERADRSGLPAAEPVARLASDARAESIRAATVRARRAAVLISAPVGLCFLPAFIAVGVLPVVIGLAGGALGGGGP, encoded by the coding sequence ATGAGCGGCGAGGTCGTCCACAGCCTGGGGGTGACCGTGGCGGTGGCCTTGGTCCTCGGCCGGGTGGCCCGCCGGCTGGAGTCGGCCCGGCAACAACGCCTGACACGGCGGCGGATGGCCGGACTGCTGGCTGTGGCGACGCCGGAGGCCGATCACTCCGTCGTGGTCGCGGACGCGGTCAGGAAGTGGCTGCCGGTGGTGGGGGTCGGCTGCGGGGCGTGGGCGGTGGTCGGCGGGGTCTTCGGGGTGCTGGTGGGGGTCGGGGCCGCCGTGGCGCTGTGGCGGTGGCAGGAGCGCCGGGCGGCGGCACGTCCGGCGGTGGAGGTGGACACGGCTGCCGCGTCTCGCCAACTCCCGCTCGCCGCCGAGCTGCTGGCCGCTTGCATCGAGGCCGGGGCGGGGCCGGTCGTCGCGTCCCAGGCGGTGGGGGAGGCGCTCGGCGGCCCGGTCGGCGACGCGCTGGCGCGGGGCGCGGCGGAAGCCCGGCTCGGTGGTGAACCGGCCGACGCCTGGAGCCGGTTGACCGCACTGCCCGGCGCCGGAGCACTGGCCCGGCTGCTGGAGCGGGCCGACCGGTCCGGGCTCCCGGCCGCCGAACCCGTGGCCCGACTCGCCTCGGACGCGCGGGCGGAGTCGATACGGGCGGCCACGGTCCGGGCCCGCAGGGCGGCCGTGCTCATCTCGGCGCCCGTCGGACTGTGCTTCCTCCCCGCCTTCATCGCGGTCGGCGTCCTGCCCGTGGTGATCGGCCTCGCGGGCGGCGCGCTGGGAGGAGGTGGGCCCTGA
- a CDS encoding type II secretion system F family protein, producing the protein MGDVGMGETAVGAVLACAGGVAWALNARHQEVRRARLLFSGGGAVDTGPAPGERLLGELRRLHGRVGAEWWSLVAGLVLALVGASVIPVVAGAAGVPVLRRVGKARRARLEKERRADAVIALCGVFAGEVRAGQQPGEALLRAERDSGGLGEPQAAVIAAARFGGDVPGALAVAARRPGAEGLLGLAACWRVAVDQGAGLAAGLDRLDGALRAERDQRADLRAQLSGARATALLLAVLPLFGLLLGAAMGADPLRVLLHTGAGLGCLAAGAVFEGAGVWWAARIVRGAEVA; encoded by the coding sequence ATGGGTGACGTCGGCATGGGGGAGACGGCGGTGGGCGCGGTGCTGGCCTGTGCCGGGGGAGTGGCCTGGGCGCTGAACGCACGGCACCAGGAGGTGCGGCGGGCGAGGCTGCTGTTCTCGGGCGGAGGTGCGGTGGACACCGGGCCGGCACCCGGGGAGCGGCTGCTCGGTGAACTGCGGCGCCTGCACGGCCGGGTGGGCGCCGAGTGGTGGTCGCTCGTGGCGGGGCTGGTGCTGGCGCTGGTGGGGGCCTCGGTCATCCCGGTGGTCGCGGGGGCCGCCGGGGTGCCGGTGCTGCGCCGGGTGGGGAAGGCGCGGCGGGCCCGGCTGGAGAAGGAGCGGCGCGCGGATGCGGTGATCGCCCTGTGCGGGGTGTTCGCCGGTGAGGTCCGCGCCGGCCAGCAGCCCGGGGAGGCGCTGCTGCGGGCTGAGCGGGACTCCGGCGGGCTGGGCGAACCGCAGGCGGCCGTGATCGCGGCGGCCCGGTTCGGCGGTGATGTGCCGGGGGCGCTGGCCGTTGCGGCCCGGCGACCGGGCGCCGAGGGGCTGCTGGGGCTGGCCGCCTGCTGGCGGGTGGCGGTGGACCAGGGCGCGGGGCTGGCCGCCGGACTCGACCGGCTGGACGGCGCCCTGCGCGCGGAGCGGGACCAACGCGCCGACCTGAGAGCCCAGTTGTCCGGCGCTCGGGCCACGGCTCTGCTGCTGGCGGTGCTGCCCCTGTTCGGGCTGCTCCTCGGCGCGGCCATGGGCGCGGACCCCCTGCGGGTTCTGCTGCACACCGGGGCCGGGCTGGGCTGTCTGGCGGCGGGAGCGGTGTTCGAGGGCGCCGGGGTGTGGTGGGCGGCCCGGATCGTGCGGGGAGCTGAGGTGGCATGA
- a CDS encoding TadA family conjugal transfer-associated ATPase, whose product MTLPGLDRADGAALLDGVRRRLAESGAEPTPARVAQALREQGRVLGDAEVLGAAEHLRSELVGSGPLEPLLADPSVTDVLVTAPDRVWVDRGGGLELTPVTFPDAPAVRRLAQRLAAVAGRRLDDARPWADARLPDGTRLHAVLPPVAVGCTCLSLRVVRPRAFTLGELARAGTLPPGGEGLLRALVGARLSFLISGGTGSGKTTLLSALLGLVGPGERIVLAEDSAELRPDHPHVVRLETRPANQEGAGLVTLEDLVRQALRMRPDRLVVGEVRGPEVVHLLAALNTGHEGGCGTVHANAAADVPARLEALGTAAGLDRAALHSQLAAALSVVIHLARDRSGRRRIAEVHVLERDASGLVRTVPALRWGERAFVPQRGWERLRELLDGSGRGGGGDG is encoded by the coding sequence ATGACGCTTCCCGGACTCGACCGGGCCGACGGCGCGGCCCTCCTCGACGGTGTCCGGCGCAGGCTCGCCGAGAGCGGCGCCGAACCCACCCCCGCGCGCGTCGCGCAGGCCCTGCGCGAACAGGGCCGGGTGCTGGGCGACGCAGAAGTCCTCGGCGCGGCGGAGCATCTGCGCTCCGAACTCGTCGGCTCCGGACCGCTGGAACCGCTGCTGGCCGACCCGAGCGTCACCGACGTGCTGGTCACCGCACCGGACCGGGTGTGGGTGGACCGGGGCGGCGGCCTGGAACTGACCCCGGTCACCTTCCCGGACGCCCCGGCGGTACGACGGCTCGCCCAGCGGCTGGCCGCCGTCGCGGGACGGCGCCTGGACGACGCGCGGCCCTGGGCGGACGCCCGCCTTCCCGACGGGACCCGGCTGCACGCGGTACTGCCCCCGGTGGCGGTCGGCTGCACCTGCCTGTCCCTGCGGGTGGTGCGCCCCCGCGCGTTCACCCTCGGCGAGCTGGCCCGCGCGGGCACGCTCCCGCCAGGCGGGGAGGGGCTGCTGCGGGCGCTGGTGGGGGCCCGGCTGTCCTTCCTGATCAGCGGCGGCACCGGCAGCGGCAAGACGACGCTGCTGAGCGCGTTGCTCGGGCTGGTCGGGCCCGGTGAACGGATCGTGCTGGCCGAGGACTCGGCCGAGCTGCGGCCGGACCACCCGCATGTCGTCCGGCTCGAGACGCGGCCCGCCAACCAGGAGGGCGCCGGTCTGGTCACGCTGGAGGACCTGGTCCGGCAGGCCCTGCGGATGCGGCCCGACCGGCTGGTCGTCGGGGAGGTGCGCGGGCCCGAGGTGGTGCATCTGCTGGCCGCGCTCAACACCGGCCACGAGGGCGGCTGCGGCACCGTGCACGCCAACGCGGCCGCCGACGTACCTGCCCGGCTGGAGGCGCTGGGCACGGCCGCCGGGCTCGACCGGGCCGCGCTGCACAGCCAGTTGGCGGCGGCGCTGTCGGTGGTGATCCACCTGGCCCGGGACCGGTCCGGGCGGCGCCGGATCGCGGAGGTGCACGTGCTGGAGCGGGACGCCTCCGGACTGGTGCGGACGGTACCGGCACTGCGGTGGGGCGAGCGGGCCTTCGTGCCGCAGCGCGGCTGGGAGCGGCTGCGGGAGCTGCTGGACGGGAGCGGGAGGGGCGGTGGCGGAGATGGGTGA
- the ssd gene encoding septum site-determining protein Ssd, whose amino-acid sequence MTGTVTHDPPPAAAGRGGRPLIVTEDAALLDDLLRLCAAAGATPEVHHGVPDHGGGWDGAPLVLVGDDAARRVRGAARRRGVVLVGRDQDDPDVWKRAVGIGADHVLMLPDGEQWLIDRIADVAEGVGRPALTVGVIGGRGGAGASTLACALAVTSAHQGLRTLLVDADPLGGGLDVLLGGESAEGLRWPAFAASRGRVGGGALEESLPELHALRVLSWDRGDCVAVPPQAVRAVLAAARRRGGTVVVDLPRRLDDGVAEALAQLDMAVLVVPAELRALAAAGRVASAMGLVVRDLRVAVRGPCSPGLDEDEVARLLGLPLIGTVPVEPALLRPRGTARPPGATGRGPLSRFCTAFWEQALAEAGGPR is encoded by the coding sequence ATGACCGGAACCGTCACACACGATCCGCCACCGGCCGCGGCCGGACGAGGCGGACGGCCGCTCATCGTCACCGAGGACGCGGCGCTCCTCGACGACCTGCTGCGCCTGTGCGCGGCGGCCGGAGCCACCCCGGAGGTCCACCACGGCGTCCCGGACCACGGCGGGGGATGGGACGGCGCGCCTCTCGTCCTGGTCGGTGACGACGCCGCCCGCCGGGTGCGCGGTGCCGCACGGCGGCGTGGGGTGGTCCTGGTCGGCCGTGACCAGGACGACCCGGACGTGTGGAAACGCGCGGTCGGGATCGGCGCCGACCATGTGCTGATGCTGCCCGACGGCGAGCAGTGGCTGATCGACCGCATCGCCGACGTGGCCGAGGGTGTCGGCCGCCCCGCCCTCACGGTCGGCGTCATCGGCGGCCGGGGCGGCGCAGGCGCGTCCACCCTGGCCTGCGCCCTCGCCGTCACCTCCGCCCACCAGGGCCTGCGCACGCTGCTGGTGGACGCCGATCCGCTCGGCGGCGGACTCGACGTGCTCCTCGGCGGTGAGAGCGCGGAAGGGCTGCGCTGGCCCGCCTTCGCCGCCTCGCGCGGCAGGGTCGGGGGCGGCGCCCTGGAGGAGTCACTGCCAGAACTGCACGCACTGCGCGTGCTCAGTTGGGACCGGGGCGACTGCGTGGCCGTGCCGCCCCAGGCCGTCCGCGCGGTGCTCGCCGCCGCCCGGCGGCGCGGCGGCACCGTCGTGGTCGACCTTCCGCGCCGCCTGGACGACGGTGTCGCGGAGGCCCTCGCCCAGCTCGACATGGCGGTGCTCGTCGTCCCGGCGGAGCTGCGTGCGCTGGCGGCGGCCGGCCGGGTCGCGTCCGCCATGGGCCTGGTCGTGCGGGACCTGCGGGTCGCGGTCAGAGGGCCCTGCTCGCCGGGACTGGACGAGGACGAGGTGGCCCGGCTGCTCGGACTGCCGCTGATCGGCACCGTGCCCGTCGAGCCCGCGCTGCTGCGTCCCCGGGGCACCGCCAGGCCGCCCGGCGCGACCGGCCGCGGCCCGCTGTCCCGGTTCTGCACCGCCTTCTGGGAGCAGGCGCTGGCCGAGGCGGGAGGCCCCCGATGA
- a CDS encoding HAD family hydrolase, with the protein MLRDVENHSLPRAAAFFDLDKTVIAKSSTLTFSKSFYQGGLINRRAALRTAYAQFVFLVGGMDHDQMERMREYLSALCRGWNVQQVREIVAETLHDLIDPIIYDEAASLIEEHHTAGRDVVIVSTSGAEVVEPIGELLGADRVVATRLVVGEDGCFTGEVEYYAYGPTKAEAIRELAASEGYDLDRSFAYSDSVTDLPMLQAVGHPHAVNPDRALRREAVSRGWPVLEFRKPVRLKQRLPALSAPRPVVVAAAALGAAAATAGLVWYASKRRATSV; encoded by the coding sequence ATGCTCAGGGACGTGGAAAACCACTCCTTGCCTCGCGCAGCGGCCTTCTTCGACCTGGACAAGACGGTCATTGCGAAGTCCAGCACCCTCACCTTCAGCAAGTCGTTCTACCAAGGCGGACTGATCAACCGCAGGGCGGCCTTGCGCACCGCATATGCCCAGTTCGTCTTCCTGGTCGGCGGTATGGACCATGACCAGATGGAGCGCATGCGGGAGTACCTCTCCGCACTGTGCCGGGGCTGGAACGTGCAACAGGTCAGAGAGATCGTGGCCGAGACCCTGCACGACCTGATCGACCCGATCATCTACGACGAGGCCGCTTCGCTGATCGAGGAGCACCACACGGCGGGCCGCGACGTCGTGATCGTGTCCACGTCCGGCGCCGAGGTCGTGGAGCCGATCGGCGAGCTACTCGGCGCCGACCGGGTGGTGGCCACCCGGCTGGTGGTCGGCGAGGACGGCTGCTTCACCGGCGAGGTGGAGTACTACGCGTACGGCCCCACCAAGGCCGAGGCGATCCGGGAGCTGGCCGCTTCCGAGGGGTACGACCTCGACCGGAGCTTCGCCTACAGCGACTCGGTCACCGATCTGCCGATGCTCCAGGCCGTCGGCCACCCGCACGCCGTGAACCCCGACCGCGCGCTGCGCCGGGAGGCCGTCTCGCGCGGCTGGCCGGTGCTGGAGTTCCGCAAGCCGGTCCGCCTCAAGCAGCGCCTGCCCGCACTCTCCGCACCCCGCCCGGTGGTCGTCGCGGCGGCGGCTCTGGGCGCGGCGGCCGCGACCGCCGGCCTCGTCTGGTACGCGAGCAAGCGGCGGGCCACGAGCGTCTGA
- a CDS encoding Fic family protein, giving the protein MSTTGATADPLAALGSLPGVADSVESVRKAVDRVYGHRIMRRRSNAVTSEAALRGARGSAALSGADWALEEVRRRTDFSTGGEAQVMGAALRLTAEAGQLLSIWRQSPLRVLARLHMVAAASDGDEVGRPRRAGELADEPLIELPLPDAPEVSGRLDGLAELVIAGSSAPALVTAAVVHGELLALRPFSSHNGLVARTAERIVLIGSGLDPKSVCPAEVGHAELGRASYLAALDGYVSGTPDGMAAWIAHCGRAVELGARESTAVCEALQRGAA; this is encoded by the coding sequence ATGAGTACGACAGGAGCGACCGCAGATCCGCTCGCGGCCCTGGGCTCACTGCCCGGCGTGGCCGACTCCGTGGAATCCGTGCGCAAGGCCGTGGACCGGGTCTACGGACACCGGATCATGCGCCGCCGCAGCAACGCCGTCACCTCCGAGGCGGCCCTGCGCGGCGCCCGCGGCTCGGCCGCGCTGTCCGGAGCCGACTGGGCCCTGGAGGAGGTGCGGCGCCGCACCGACTTCAGTACCGGCGGTGAGGCGCAGGTCATGGGCGCGGCACTGCGGCTCACCGCCGAGGCCGGGCAGTTGCTGTCCATCTGGCGGCAGTCCCCGCTGCGGGTGCTGGCCCGGCTGCACATGGTGGCCGCCGCGAGCGACGGTGACGAGGTCGGCCGCCCGCGTCGCGCGGGCGAACTCGCCGACGAGCCGCTCATCGAGCTTCCGCTGCCGGACGCCCCGGAGGTCTCCGGACGGCTGGACGGCCTCGCGGAGCTGGTCATCGCCGGGTCCTCCGCGCCCGCGCTGGTGACGGCCGCCGTGGTGCACGGCGAGCTCCTCGCGCTGCGCCCCTTCTCCTCCCACAACGGGCTGGTGGCGCGCACGGCCGAGCGGATCGTCCTGATCGGCAGCGGTCTGGACCCGAAGTCGGTGTGCCCGGCCGAGGTCGGCCACGCGGAACTGGGCCGGGCCTCCTACCTCGCCGCGCTCGACGGCTACGTCTCCGGCACCCCCGACGGCATGGCGGCCTGGATCGCCCACTGCGGCCGGGCGGTCGAGCTGGGTGCGCGCGAGTCGACGGCGGTGTGCGAGGCGCTGCAGCGCGGCGCGGCCTGA
- a CDS encoding ATP-binding protein, with amino-acid sequence MKIAFVGKGGSGKTTLSSLFIRHLAAAGAPVVAIDADINQHLGPALGLDESEAAALPAMGDRLPLIKDHLRGSNPRIASAETMIKTTPPGGGSRLVSIGGPDAIYDACARPVELDGGAVRLMVTGPFTEADLGVACYHSKTGAVELFLNHLVDGADEYVVVDMTAGSDSFASGMFTRFDMTFLVAEPTRKGVSVYRQYREYARDFGVTLKVVGNKVQGPDDVDFLRDEVGDDLLVTVGHSDWVRAMEKGRPPRFALLEDGNVRALEELRAAADATYGLRDWERYTRQMVHFHLRNARSWGNERTGADLAAQVDPGFVLGESVATPA; translated from the coding sequence ATGAAAATTGCTTTCGTCGGGAAGGGCGGCAGCGGCAAGACCACGCTCTCCTCCCTCTTCATCCGCCATCTCGCGGCCGCCGGAGCCCCGGTCGTCGCCATCGACGCGGACATCAACCAGCACCTCGGGCCCGCCCTCGGCCTCGACGAGTCCGAAGCGGCGGCGCTGCCCGCGATGGGCGACCGGCTGCCGCTGATCAAGGACCATCTGCGCGGCTCCAACCCGCGCATCGCCTCGGCCGAGACGATGATCAAGACCACCCCGCCGGGTGGCGGTTCGCGGCTGGTCAGCATCGGCGGGCCCGACGCGATCTACGACGCCTGCGCCCGCCCGGTGGAACTCGACGGCGGCGCCGTCCGCCTGATGGTCACCGGCCCCTTCACCGAAGCCGACCTCGGGGTCGCCTGCTACCACTCCAAGACGGGTGCGGTGGAGCTGTTCCTGAACCACCTCGTCGACGGCGCGGACGAGTACGTGGTGGTCGACATGACCGCGGGTTCGGACTCCTTCGCATCCGGCATGTTCACCCGCTTCGACATGACGTTCCTCGTCGCCGAGCCGACCCGGAAGGGAGTCTCCGTCTACCGCCAGTACAGGGAGTACGCCCGCGACTTCGGCGTCACGCTGAAGGTGGTCGGCAACAAGGTCCAGGGACCGGACGACGTCGACTTCCTGCGCGACGAGGTCGGGGACGACCTCCTGGTGACGGTCGGGCACTCGGACTGGGTGCGCGCCATGGAGAAGGGGCGTCCGCCCCGCTTCGCCCTCCTGGAGGACGGCAACGTCCGCGCGCTCGAAGAACTGCGCGCCGCCGCCGACGCGACGTACGGGCTGCGTGACTGGGAGCGCTACACCCGCCAGATGGTCCACTTCCATCTGCGCAACGCCCGGTCCTGGGGCAACGAGCGCACCGGGGCCGACCTGGCGGCGCAGGTCGACCCCGGTTTCGTGCTCGGCGAGAGCGTGGCGACCCCCGCCTGA
- a CDS encoding SulP family inorganic anion transporter: MPACAPPRTQHSPPHTSPPPRRRRFRVESADISASVAVFLIALPLSLGIALATGAPLQAGLVAAAVGGIVAGRIGGCPLQVSGPAAGLTVVTADLIHQYGWRATCGITVLAGIAQLGLGCLRVARGALAVSPAVVHGMLAGIGVTIAVAQLHIVLGGSPDSSVLANLRALPAQLAHLDPAAVAMSALTLTLLLAWPRIPGRAGTLLRKVPAALVAVIGATVTAALTGLTLPRVDLPSWRSHALAGLPEGPTLGIVAAVLTTTLVCSVQSLLGAVAVDKLASARTGPARVGRSDLDRELLGQGAANIVSGALGGLPVAGVAVRSTANVNSGAVSRNSTMLHGVLVVIAALLMVPLLEQIPLASLAALVMAVGIQMVSLNHIRTVTRHREVPVYAVTTLGVICLGVLEGVLLGIAVAVALALHRLTHTRITHSEKEGVHHVHVRGQLTFLAVPRLSRALHRVPHGARAVVELDGSFMDHAAYESLQDWKTSHTARGGSAELKDRRTGVRSAGTPSSTVCRCRPWTPWRNHRCDVPLPAAGERAPGVPEDSAAPFGADALRETAGSRTTRPRTDTHELARGISSFQRNTAPLVREELARLAKEGQRPSQLFLTCADSRLVTSMITASGPGDLFVVRNVGNLVPPPAQEHSDDSVAAAIEYAVDVLGVRSITVCGHSGCGAMQALLTAEPGAATTPLRRWLRHGEPSLDRMAGGRPERPRLAARPVADSVEELCLTNVVQQLAHLRAHEPVARALAAGALELHGMYFHVGEARAYLLGDEGDGEVFHDVREDVREGSEVGSLV, translated from the coding sequence ATGCCAGCCTGCGCACCCCCTCGAACCCAGCACTCCCCGCCCCACACCAGCCCACCGCCCCGACGCCGCCGCTTCCGCGTCGAGAGCGCCGACATCTCCGCGTCCGTCGCGGTCTTCCTCATCGCCCTGCCGCTCTCGCTGGGCATCGCCCTGGCGACCGGCGCCCCGCTCCAGGCGGGTCTGGTCGCCGCGGCGGTCGGCGGAATCGTCGCCGGACGGATCGGCGGCTGCCCGTTGCAGGTCAGCGGGCCCGCGGCCGGACTGACCGTGGTCACCGCCGACCTCATCCACCAGTACGGCTGGCGGGCGACCTGCGGCATCACCGTCCTCGCCGGGATCGCCCAGCTCGGCCTCGGCTGTCTGCGGGTGGCGCGCGGCGCGCTCGCCGTCAGCCCGGCGGTCGTGCACGGCATGCTCGCGGGCATCGGTGTCACCATCGCCGTGGCTCAACTGCACATCGTGCTCGGCGGCAGCCCGGACAGCTCCGTCCTCGCCAACCTGCGCGCGCTCCCCGCCCAGTTGGCCCACCTCGATCCGGCCGCCGTGGCGATGAGCGCGCTGACCCTGACCCTCCTACTGGCCTGGCCCCGCATCCCCGGCCGAGCGGGCACCCTGCTGCGCAAGGTCCCGGCCGCTCTGGTCGCCGTCATCGGGGCCACCGTGACGGCGGCGCTGACCGGACTGACCCTGCCCCGCGTCGATCTGCCGTCCTGGCGCAGCCACGCCCTGGCCGGGCTCCCCGAGGGGCCGACGCTCGGCATCGTCGCCGCGGTGCTCACCACCACCCTGGTGTGCAGCGTGCAGTCGCTGCTCGGCGCGGTGGCCGTGGACAAGCTGGCCTCCGCCCGGACCGGTCCCGCCCGCGTCGGGCGCTCCGACCTCGACCGCGAGCTGCTCGGCCAAGGCGCGGCCAACATCGTCTCCGGCGCACTCGGCGGACTGCCGGTCGCCGGGGTGGCCGTGCGGAGTACGGCGAACGTGAACTCCGGTGCCGTGAGCCGGAACTCCACCATGCTGCACGGCGTCCTGGTCGTGATCGCCGCCCTGCTGATGGTGCCGCTCCTGGAGCAGATCCCGCTCGCCTCGCTCGCCGCACTGGTGATGGCGGTCGGCATCCAGATGGTGTCCCTGAACCACATCCGCACGGTGACCCGGCACCGTGAGGTACCGGTGTACGCCGTCACCACCCTCGGCGTGATCTGCCTCGGTGTCCTGGAGGGCGTGCTCCTCGGTATCGCCGTGGCCGTCGCCCTCGCCCTGCACCGCCTCACCCACACCCGCATCACGCACAGCGAGAAGGAGGGCGTCCATCACGTCCATGTACGCGGCCAGTTGACCTTCCTCGCCGTGCCCCGGCTCAGCAGAGCCCTGCACCGCGTGCCCCACGGTGCCCGTGCCGTGGTGGAGCTGGACGGTTCGTTCATGGACCACGCGGCGTACGAGTCGCTCCAGGACTGGAAGACTTCCCACACCGCGCGGGGCGGCTCCGCCGAGCTGAAGGACCGCCGTACCGGAGTGCGGAGCGCGGGCACCCCCTCCTCCACCGTCTGCCGGTGCCGCCCCTGGACACCGTGGCGCAATCACCGGTGCGACGTGCCGTTGCCGGCGGCTGGGGAGCGGGCACCCGGCGTGCCGGAGGACTCCGCCGCGCCCTTTGGCGCGGACGCCCTGCGCGAGACGGCCGGCTCCAGGACGACCCGCCCCCGCACCGACACCCATGAACTCGCCCGGGGCATCAGCTCGTTCCAGCGGAACACCGCGCCGCTGGTGCGGGAGGAGCTGGCCCGGCTGGCCAAGGAGGGGCAGCGGCCCTCACAACTGTTCCTCACCTGCGCCGACTCCCGGCTCGTCACCTCGATGATCACCGCCAGTGGTCCCGGCGACCTGTTCGTGGTGCGCAACGTCGGCAACCTGGTGCCGCCGCCCGCCCAGGAGCACTCCGACGACTCGGTGGCGGCCGCCATCGAGTACGCGGTGGACGTGCTCGGGGTCAGGTCGATCACCGTGTGCGGGCACTCCGGATGCGGGGCGATGCAGGCCCTGCTGACCGCGGAACCCGGTGCCGCGACGACCCCGCTGCGCCGGTGGCTGCGGCACGGGGAGCCGAGCCTGGACCGGATGGCCGGCGGGCGCCCGGAGCGGCCCAGGCTGGCCGCGCGACCGGTGGCCGACTCCGTGGAGGAGCTGTGCCTGACCAATGTGGTGCAGCAACTGGCGCACCTGCGGGCGCACGAGCCGGTCGCGCGCGCCCTGGCGGCCGGTGCGCTGGAGCTGCACGGCATGTACTTCCACGTCGGCGAGGCGCGGGCGTACCTGCTCGGGGACGAGGGGGACGGAGAGGTGTTCCACGACGTGAGAGAGGACGTGCGAGAGGGGTCGGAGGTGGGCAGCTTGGTCTGA